A single genomic interval of Aureliella helgolandensis harbors:
- a CDS encoding OB-fold-containig protein produces the protein MELFTNLIASPVLPATVLLGLMVAWSFMAMLGAVDLDVGGPDVDIGQDLDLSVGSHATEGMALLALKWLNIKNVPLVVWLGVFSVIWWFISISLWSAIDSRIFTDPGWFWSTLLILKNLAISLPLAKLATTPMKPWFVVEKIGATHLIGQECQISSLEATPEFGQVRFRTEGAPLLLNVRTDGQHLAKGTKVWITHYDAQHRVYIVSPTTTESLPP, from the coding sequence ATGGAGTTATTTACCAATTTGATCGCGAGTCCTGTCCTACCTGCAACGGTGTTACTGGGCCTCATGGTTGCCTGGAGTTTCATGGCAATGCTAGGCGCCGTTGATCTAGATGTCGGCGGTCCGGACGTCGATATCGGTCAAGATCTGGATCTCAGTGTCGGCAGCCATGCCACCGAGGGAATGGCTTTGTTGGCTCTGAAGTGGTTGAACATCAAAAATGTGCCACTCGTCGTCTGGCTTGGCGTCTTCTCCGTGATTTGGTGGTTTATCTCGATATCACTCTGGTCCGCGATCGATTCGCGGATTTTTACGGATCCCGGCTGGTTTTGGTCAACCTTACTTATCCTGAAGAACCTCGCTATCTCGCTGCCTCTCGCCAAATTGGCCACGACTCCCATGAAACCTTGGTTTGTTGTGGAGAAGATTGGTGCCACGCACCTCATCGGACAAGAGTGCCAGATCAGTTCCCTGGAAGCTACGCCTGAATTCGGGCAAGTCCGCTTTCGCACCGAAGGCGCTCCGCTGTTGCTTAATGTTCGCACTGATGGCCAGCACTTGGCCAAGGGAACGAAGGTGTGGATTACACACTACGATGCACAACACCGCGTGTACATCGTTTCGCCGACAACTACCGAATCGCTCCCTCCCTAG
- a CDS encoding potassium channel protein — MSDSTNIQATEAPSPQATDIAHWSHPFMFYLSVLFLALVACIMVLWIDVPRVLEHELTEIGVDVVGAELGTTEATPLLDTEVFEREVAYLTSAYHWGRYCGLVLLALWPIFLLEQGLNYLKLDAGESMSQRHSNWWLSCFVPPLRMCARHRDARDKIWLPRLGWQVVDWRLQRHLEKVFSIPMVWIALLILPVLGVQFLYKDHIVEHPNLRALLHIGTGLIWFAFATEFIVMVSVTNKKFQYCKRHWLDLLIILLPLISFLRTLRILRATKLAKIGKLQQLTRVVRVYRVRGVAMRAVRALLILEVVHRVFRIKPETRLRKLEALYAEKTLELQHLQEEMETLRLHVAATTVAEEASTSTLSLTTKPENACQLEREQS; from the coding sequence TTGTCAGATTCAACGAACATCCAAGCGACGGAAGCTCCGAGTCCACAAGCTACCGATATTGCCCATTGGTCGCATCCCTTTATGTTCTACCTCTCCGTGCTATTCCTGGCGCTGGTGGCGTGCATCATGGTTCTGTGGATCGATGTACCCCGAGTTTTGGAACACGAGCTAACGGAAATCGGTGTTGACGTCGTGGGGGCAGAGCTCGGAACGACTGAAGCCACTCCACTGTTGGATACGGAGGTTTTCGAGCGTGAGGTTGCGTACCTCACGTCTGCCTATCATTGGGGACGCTATTGCGGATTGGTTCTCTTGGCACTCTGGCCAATTTTCCTGCTGGAGCAAGGCCTGAACTATCTGAAATTGGACGCAGGAGAGTCGATGAGCCAGCGTCACTCCAATTGGTGGTTGAGTTGTTTTGTTCCGCCACTTCGCATGTGCGCTCGCCACCGTGATGCCCGCGACAAAATTTGGTTACCACGTCTAGGTTGGCAAGTCGTCGATTGGCGTTTGCAACGACATCTGGAGAAGGTGTTTAGTATTCCTATGGTGTGGATCGCACTGCTGATTCTTCCGGTCCTCGGTGTGCAGTTCTTGTACAAGGATCACATCGTAGAGCACCCTAACCTCCGTGCGCTGCTGCATATTGGAACGGGATTGATTTGGTTTGCGTTCGCTACGGAGTTCATCGTGATGGTATCTGTAACGAACAAAAAGTTTCAGTACTGCAAGCGGCACTGGCTCGATCTACTCATTATCTTGCTGCCACTGATTTCGTTTTTGCGGACGCTGCGGATCTTGCGCGCAACCAAGTTAGCCAAAATTGGAAAGCTACAGCAGCTAACGCGCGTGGTGCGAGTTTATCGAGTGCGCGGCGTTGCCATGCGAGCCGTTCGAGCGCTGTTGATTTTGGAAGTCGTTCATCGAGTGTTTCGCATCAAACCCGAAACTCGCTTGCGGAAGTTAGAGGCCTTGTACGCCGAGAAGACCCTGGAGTTGCAACACCTGCAAGAGGAGATGGAGACGCTGCGTCTGCATGTCGCGGCAACCACCGTCGCTGAGGAAGCAAGCACCTCAACGTTGTCCCTTACAACGAAACCAGAGAATGCTTGTCAATTGGAGCGAGAGCAGTCCTGA